The Halopseudomonas sabulinigri genome window below encodes:
- a CDS encoding TetR/AcrR family transcriptional regulator, which yields MPVTSKPKPRGRPTGRAVLSQQDWFNAATEAILEGGFDQLRVLPLAKRLKVTRGSFYWHFEDLGSFIHLFLDQWQALRMKGLRYWQPGQDPQLTPEQEVDRVLKLMFEGPAVEFKRMKVEFAIRDYAQRDDYARQVVASVDHARVEQSAALLEPLVAPGTARAMALIQYSTVLGSVLLFRGQLGGERSLQTIRQHWRQLLSGTQASPSSADNLQ from the coding sequence ATGCCCGTCACCAGCAAACCCAAGCCCCGCGGCCGACCGACCGGGCGTGCAGTACTCAGCCAGCAGGACTGGTTCAATGCCGCTACCGAGGCGATTCTCGAAGGCGGTTTTGATCAGCTCAGGGTATTGCCACTAGCCAAGCGCCTGAAGGTGACACGCGGCAGCTTTTACTGGCATTTCGAAGACCTTGGCAGCTTTATCCACCTGTTTCTCGATCAGTGGCAGGCGCTGCGCATGAAGGGCTTGCGTTATTGGCAGCCGGGACAAGACCCTCAGCTGACGCCCGAGCAGGAGGTGGATCGCGTGCTCAAGCTGATGTTCGAGGGTCCTGCGGTGGAGTTCAAACGCATGAAGGTGGAGTTTGCCATTCGCGACTATGCCCAACGCGATGACTACGCCCGGCAAGTGGTAGCCAGCGTCGACCACGCCCGGGTCGAGCAGAGCGCAGCCCTGCTGGAGCCACTGGTTGCACCCGGCACCGCACGCGCCATGGCGCTGATTCAATACTCGACGGTGCTTGGCAGCGTGCTGTTGTTCCGCGGCCAACTGGGTGGCGAACGGTCACTGCAGACCATTCGTCAGCATTGGCGGCAACTGCTGAGCGGTACTCAAGCCTCGCCTTCCAGCGCCGATAACCTGCAGTAA